Proteins encoded by one window of Streptomyces sp. LX-29:
- a CDS encoding acyl-CoA dehydrogenase — MHEWAAVVDGALATVAGIHYNLFLGSLVDDDQSPSRDLTPYTRLERTGTFLCTERAHGNDAAALQTTADYDRATGGFVLHTPNEGAEKFMPNTGPAGGPKSAVVAARLLVDGRDLGVFLFLTPLTDRDGVPLPGIRVRELPERIGSPVDHCVTTFDRVRLDRGALVQGPHGRLRADGSLESSVGSPRKRFLAAIGRVTVGKLCMSASTLGGSRAALAIAVRYAHTRHISGPTAGHRVPLAAHRSHHARLLKALATAYAMTFLHRAVTERWITHAPDERAEVERLVAIAKGWITWRAREITLESRERCGARAMFPVNGLAEYPANADGAITAEGDNLAIWCKAGAEMIFGYTPAVPTPRPPADAGVPAGGVASLTEPGFLRDLIAAAERGWHERARRELRSGPPGEPLGRWNGASGPALELVTAHATLQAADAFIATLDSVTHSPTRAVLGELCALFLLEAVAPRTGELLADGLMSAEQVRALPDTVERLTAALAPHLTVLAEACDVPEEHLSGLPLLSVPDPVTRRTG, encoded by the coding sequence ATGCACGAGTGGGCCGCGGTGGTCGACGGGGCGCTGGCCACCGTCGCCGGGATCCACTACAACCTGTTCCTGGGCAGTCTGGTCGATGACGACCAGTCACCGTCCCGCGATCTGACGCCCTATACGCGGCTGGAGCGCACCGGCACCTTCCTGTGCACCGAGCGCGCGCACGGCAACGACGCCGCCGCGCTGCAGACCACGGCCGACTACGACCGCGCCACCGGCGGCTTCGTGCTGCACACCCCGAACGAGGGGGCGGAGAAGTTCATGCCCAACACCGGCCCGGCGGGCGGCCCGAAGAGCGCGGTGGTGGCCGCCCGGCTGCTCGTCGACGGGCGGGACCTGGGCGTCTTCCTCTTCCTCACCCCGCTCACCGACCGGGACGGGGTTCCGCTGCCCGGGATCCGCGTGCGGGAGCTGCCCGAGCGGATCGGCAGCCCGGTCGACCACTGCGTCACGACGTTCGACCGGGTCCGTCTGGACCGCGGCGCGCTGGTGCAGGGCCCGCACGGCAGGCTGCGGGCCGACGGTTCCTTGGAGAGCTCGGTGGGCAGCCCGAGAAAACGTTTCCTCGCCGCCATCGGCCGGGTCACCGTGGGCAAGCTGTGCATGAGCGCGAGCACGCTCGGCGGCAGCCGCGCCGCGCTGGCCATCGCCGTCCGCTACGCCCACACCCGGCACATCTCCGGCCCCACCGCGGGCCACCGGGTCCCGCTGGCCGCCCACCGCAGCCACCACGCCCGGCTGCTGAAGGCGCTCGCCACCGCCTACGCCATGACCTTCCTGCACCGGGCGGTGACCGAGCGCTGGATCACCCATGCGCCCGACGAGCGCGCGGAGGTCGAGCGGCTCGTCGCCATCGCCAAGGGCTGGATCACCTGGCGGGCCCGGGAGATCACCCTGGAGAGCCGGGAGCGCTGCGGCGCCCGCGCCATGTTCCCCGTCAACGGCCTGGCGGAGTACCCCGCCAACGCGGACGGCGCGATCACCGCGGAGGGGGACAACCTCGCCATCTGGTGCAAGGCCGGGGCAGAGATGATCTTCGGCTACACGCCGGCCGTGCCGACGCCGCGCCCGCCCGCCGACGCGGGCGTGCCCGCCGGCGGCGTCGCGTCCCTGACCGAGCCCGGGTTTCTGCGCGACCTCATCGCGGCCGCCGAGCGGGGCTGGCACGAGCGGGCCCGCCGGGAGCTGCGCTCCGGGCCACCCGGCGAGCCCCTGGGCCGCTGGAACGGCGCCTCGGGCCCGGCACTGGAGCTGGTCACGGCCCACGCCACCCTGCAGGCGGCGGACGCGTTCATCGCGACGCTCGACTCGGTGACGCACTCCCCCACCCGGGCCGTCCTCGGGGAGCTGTGCGCGCTGTTCCTCCTGGAGGCGGTCGCCCCGCGCACCGGCGAGCTGCTGGCCGACGGCCTGATGAGCGCCGAGCAGGTTCGCGCGCTGCCCGACACCGTCGAGCGGCTGACCGCCGCGCTGGCCCCTCACCTGACGGTGCTCGCCGAAGCGTGCGATGTGCCGGAGGAGCATCTCTCGGGACTGCCGCTGCTCTCCGTGCCCGATC
- a CDS encoding GAF domain-containing sensor histidine kinase produces MRSLLDAVMSLGRGLELPQVLRGIVEAAVTLTNAEYGALGVVGDGQRLSQFLPVGMADELVARIGPSPCGRGILGELIHNPVPLRLTDLGRHPRSYGFPEHHPPMRSFLGVPVRVRDEVFGNLYLTEKRGGVFDADDEAVLTTLSIAAGVAIDHARMYEESRRRERWLEALGEITRTLLSGTDAAQVLHMIAEYAAEVAGADRAVVLLPADRDAGARGAFGMYGASTPGTAPDAPSESTAGGVPDPDLLTVAVAYGQGAERVGGLTLPVDGSLAGLAVRTGAPVSSPHLRSDERACPLGDEDAEESCGPVVAVPLRIDTGGCGALRLNRRAGRPPFDDTEVKLISGFADQAAIALELAQRRAESEELAVLHDRDRIARDLHDLAIQRLFATGMTLQSATRLIDRPEAAERVGRAVDDLDTTIQIIRSTIFGLRTAGVGPGGPSLRHGMAEAVRSAARTLGFTPSLRIEGPVDTNVPPELAEHVLAVAAEALSNAARHARARRVDITLTVGRDHDRDDDGRGPGHPDAVTLTVVDDGVGLGTARHTGGLANMRARAELHHGSLTVETPSSGGTRITWRAPLPG; encoded by the coding sequence ATGCGCAGTCTGCTCGACGCGGTGATGAGCCTGGGGCGCGGACTCGAACTGCCGCAGGTGCTCCGGGGGATCGTCGAGGCGGCGGTCACCCTCACCAACGCGGAGTACGGCGCGCTCGGCGTCGTCGGCGACGGACAGCGCCTGTCGCAGTTCCTGCCGGTGGGCATGGCCGACGAACTGGTGGCGCGCATCGGGCCCTCCCCGTGCGGGCGGGGCATCCTGGGCGAGCTCATCCACAATCCGGTCCCGCTGCGCCTCACCGACCTCGGCCGGCACCCCCGCAGTTACGGCTTCCCCGAGCACCACCCGCCGATGCGGAGCTTCCTCGGGGTGCCGGTCCGGGTCCGCGACGAGGTCTTCGGCAACCTCTACCTCACCGAGAAGCGCGGCGGCGTCTTCGACGCCGACGACGAGGCGGTGTTGACCACCCTGTCCATCGCCGCGGGCGTGGCCATCGACCACGCCCGCATGTACGAGGAGAGCCGTCGCCGCGAGCGCTGGCTGGAGGCGCTGGGGGAGATCACCCGGACCCTGCTCTCCGGCACCGACGCGGCCCAGGTGCTGCACATGATCGCCGAGTACGCGGCCGAGGTCGCCGGCGCGGACCGCGCCGTCGTGCTGCTCCCGGCGGACCGGGACGCCGGGGCGCGCGGCGCGTTCGGCATGTACGGCGCGTCGACGCCCGGCACGGCACCGGACGCCCCGTCAGAGTCCACCGCCGGCGGGGTGCCCGACCCCGACCTGCTGACGGTGGCGGTGGCGTACGGACAGGGGGCGGAACGCGTCGGGGGGCTGACCCTGCCGGTCGACGGATCGCTGGCCGGCCTGGCGGTGCGCACCGGCGCCCCCGTCTCCAGCCCCCACCTCCGCTCCGACGAGCGGGCCTGTCCGCTGGGCGACGAGGACGCCGAGGAGTCGTGCGGTCCCGTCGTGGCGGTGCCGCTGCGCATCGACACCGGCGGCTGCGGCGCGCTGCGGCTCAACCGGCGCGCCGGGCGGCCCCCGTTCGACGACACCGAGGTGAAGCTGATCTCGGGCTTCGCCGACCAGGCCGCGATCGCCCTGGAGCTGGCCCAGCGGCGCGCCGAGTCGGAGGAACTGGCCGTGCTCCACGACCGCGACCGGATCGCCCGGGACCTCCACGACCTGGCCATCCAACGGCTCTTCGCCACCGGAATGACACTGCAGAGCGCCACCCGGCTCATCGACCGCCCCGAGGCCGCCGAACGCGTCGGCCGCGCCGTCGACGACCTGGACACCACCATCCAGATCATCCGCTCGACCATCTTCGGGCTGCGCACGGCCGGTGTCGGCCCGGGCGGCCCGAGCCTGCGCCACGGCATGGCCGAGGCCGTGCGGAGCGCCGCCCGGACCCTCGGCTTCACCCCGTCCCTGCGCATCGAGGGGCCGGTGGACACCAACGTCCCGCCCGAACTCGCCGAACACGTCCTCGCGGTGGCCGCGGAGGCGCTCAGCAACGCCGCCCGACACGCGCGCGCCCGGCGCGTGGACATCACCCTCACCGTGGGCCGCGACCACGACCGCGACGACGACGGCCGCGGGCCCGGCCACCCGGACGCGGTCACCCTGACCGTCGTCGACGACGGCGTCGGCCTCGGTACCGCCCGGCACACCGGCGGCCTGGCCAACATGCGCGCCCGCGCGGAGCTCCACCACGGCTCCCTGACCGTCGAAACACCCTCGTCCGGCGGCACCCGCATCACCTGGCGGGCACCACTGCCCGGCTGA
- a CDS encoding response regulator transcription factor — protein MDHHQDQPTPPAGVPAPSPIRVFILDDHEVVRRGVRDLLEAEEDIEVVGEAAGAHEALARVPAARPHVAVLDVRLGDAGGSAPGGVGGAGGVGGVGGAGGDHAGIEVCRELRARMPELACLMLTSFDDDEALFDAIMAGAAGYVLKQINGSDLVTAVRTVATGQSMLDPRTATRVMARLRGPHQPEATPEPSELDRLSPRERQILELIGEGLTNRQIADRLFLAEKTVKNRISSILAKLGVGRRVQAAVIAGRVLNRRDPRGH, from the coding sequence ATGGATCACCACCAGGACCAGCCCACCCCGCCCGCCGGCGTGCCGGCCCCCTCCCCCATCCGGGTCTTCATCCTCGACGACCACGAGGTGGTCCGGCGGGGGGTGCGCGACCTGCTCGAGGCCGAGGAGGACATCGAAGTGGTGGGCGAGGCGGCCGGCGCCCACGAGGCGCTCGCCCGGGTGCCGGCGGCCCGCCCCCACGTGGCCGTGCTGGACGTACGACTCGGGGACGCGGGGGGCTCGGCGCCGGGCGGCGTGGGCGGCGCGGGGGGCGTGGGCGGCGTGGGCGGCGCGGGCGGCGACCACGCGGGCATCGAGGTGTGCCGGGAGCTGCGGGCGCGGATGCCGGAGCTGGCCTGTCTCATGCTGACGTCGTTCGATGACGACGAGGCCCTGTTCGACGCCATCATGGCGGGGGCCGCCGGCTATGTGCTCAAGCAGATCAACGGCTCCGACCTGGTGACCGCCGTCCGCACGGTGGCCACCGGACAGTCGATGCTCGACCCGCGGACGGCCACCCGCGTGATGGCCCGGCTGCGCGGCCCGCACCAGCCCGAGGCGACCCCCGAGCCCTCCGAACTCGATCGGCTCTCCCCGCGCGAACGGCAGATCCTGGAGCTCATCGGGGAGGGCCTGACCAACCGTCAGATAGCCGACCGGCTGTTCCTGGCGGAGAAGACCGTCAAGAACCGCATCTCCTCCATCCTGGCCAAGCTGGGCGTCGGCCGCCGCGTCCAGGCCGCCGTCATCGCCGGCCGCGTCCTGAACCGCCGCGACCCGCGCGGGCACTAG
- a CDS encoding globin domain-containing protein has product MDTVNDEYHALLARHDAMRLRRRILSSPSETRKAVEPYDGAADQRLITQYLGLVTPFSELITHLYDAMFERRPYLRSLFPESMEFQRAHLARIFWYLIENLHEPDEVAATFTRLGRDHRKLGVRPVHYETFEAALCEALARTAGPRWSEAVEQAWVRMLRFAVAAMVEGADAALDEPTSWHATVTGHELRHPDIAVLRVRTGEPYPYHAGQHAALESPLMPQAWRRYSIARAPRPDGELEFHVRRTGPGGVSDALVGHTRVGDTLRLGPAQGTMTVADDLARDLLLVADGTGWAAVKALVEELAARRTFHRRVHLFVGARGLAELYEAETLSSWERHRPWLRVVTVVGEGPGASAYGSVAEAVVRHGDWSEHLAYVSGPPSAVGATVARLAASGLPVERIRYDPLPDSLTPAASRSAAYEGVDA; this is encoded by the coding sequence ATGGACACCGTCAACGACGAGTACCACGCGCTGCTCGCCCGGCATGACGCGATGCGGCTGCGCCGACGGATCCTGTCGTCGCCGTCCGAGACCCGGAAGGCCGTGGAGCCGTATGACGGCGCGGCCGATCAGCGGCTGATCACGCAGTACCTGGGCCTGGTGACCCCGTTCAGCGAGCTGATCACCCACCTCTACGACGCGATGTTCGAACGCCGGCCCTATCTGCGGTCGCTCTTCCCGGAGTCGATGGAGTTCCAGCGGGCCCATCTGGCGCGGATCTTCTGGTACCTGATCGAGAATCTGCACGAGCCGGACGAGGTGGCCGCCACCTTCACCCGGCTCGGCCGCGACCACCGCAAGCTCGGGGTGCGGCCCGTGCACTACGAGACGTTCGAGGCCGCGCTGTGCGAGGCGCTGGCCCGTACGGCGGGCCCGCGGTGGTCCGAGGCGGTGGAGCAGGCGTGGGTGCGGATGCTGCGGTTCGCCGTCGCGGCCATGGTCGAGGGCGCGGACGCCGCGCTCGACGAACCCACCTCCTGGCACGCCACGGTGACCGGGCACGAGCTGCGCCACCCGGACATCGCCGTGCTGCGGGTGCGGACGGGGGAGCCGTACCCGTACCACGCCGGGCAGCACGCGGCCCTGGAGTCGCCGCTGATGCCCCAGGCGTGGCGGCGGTACTCCATCGCCCGCGCCCCGCGGCCGGACGGCGAGCTGGAGTTCCACGTCCGACGGACCGGCCCCGGCGGGGTGAGCGACGCCCTCGTCGGGCACACCCGGGTCGGCGACACCCTGCGCCTCGGGCCCGCCCAGGGCACCATGACGGTGGCGGACGACCTCGCACGGGACCTGCTGCTGGTCGCGGACGGCACCGGTTGGGCCGCCGTCAAGGCGCTCGTGGAGGAGCTGGCCGCACGCCGGACCTTCCACCGCCGCGTGCACCTGTTCGTCGGCGCCCGCGGCCTCGCCGAGCTGTACGAGGCCGAGACGCTCTCCAGCTGGGAGCGCCACCGCCCGTGGCTGCGCGTGGTCACGGTGGTCGGCGAGGGGCCGGGGGCGAGCGCGTACGGCTCGGTGGCCGAGGCCGTGGTGCGCCACGGCGACTGGTCCGAACACCTCGCCTACGTCAGCGGTCCGCCCTCGGCGGTGGGTGCCACCGTGGCGCGCCTGGCGGCGTCCGGCCTGCCCGTCGAACGCATCCGGTACGACCCCCTGCCCGACAGCCTGACCCCGGCCGCCTCCCGTTCGGCGGCGTACGAAGGAGTGGACGCGTGA
- a CDS encoding FAD-dependent oxidoreductase, with the protein MSLTPGVPAPHVIVVGGGISGLAAAHRLTGAGLRVTLLESAGRLGGKLHRGSIAGAPVDLGAEALLARRPEALQLARAVGLGDRLRTPASASAALWSRGALRPVPTRRVLSLPGDRGPGASGAGPRIEISEDVSLGHYDAYGYFDGYGYGSEDTYGAGDPHGSDGPHGAEGSDGASGTEPPDGTGDPDGPHGSAGAAGRHAPRARTRDEAPGAGAGPHLAGSPIVGVDGGVGSLPGAVAAAVRAAGGEIVLDCPALALNRTATGWEVRVPARTLDCDGVVIAAPAWVAATLLAAEAPTTAAELSRVDYASTAVVTMAFRRSDLAGLSAFDGRSGFLIPPVDRDLCRSTIKAATFLSHKWDWVSRRARELFVLRTSIGRHGEEELLYLDDADLVGASLRDLEEVTGLGARPVATEVTRWIDGLPQYGAGHPARVTRVRDALGRLPGLALCGAAYDGVDITDCVASGQRAADELIGAA; encoded by the coding sequence GTGAGCCTCACCCCCGGCGTACCCGCACCCCATGTCATCGTCGTCGGCGGCGGCATCTCGGGGCTCGCCGCGGCGCACCGGCTCACCGGCGCCGGGCTCCGCGTCACACTGCTGGAATCCGCCGGGCGGCTCGGCGGCAAGCTGCACCGGGGCTCCATCGCGGGCGCGCCGGTCGACCTCGGCGCCGAGGCGCTGCTCGCCCGCCGCCCGGAGGCGCTCCAACTGGCGCGGGCGGTCGGGCTCGGCGACCGGCTGCGCACCCCCGCCAGCGCCTCCGCCGCGCTGTGGAGCCGGGGCGCGCTGCGCCCGGTTCCCACCCGTCGGGTGCTGAGCCTGCCGGGGGATCGGGGCCCGGGGGCCTCGGGCGCCGGACCCCGGATCGAGATCAGCGAGGACGTCTCGCTGGGGCACTACGACGCCTACGGCTACTTCGACGGCTACGGCTACGGCTCCGAGGACACGTACGGGGCCGGTGACCCGCACGGATCGGACGGCCCGCACGGGGCGGAGGGCTCGGACGGCGCCTCCGGGACCGAGCCCCCGGACGGGACCGGCGACCCGGACGGCCCCCACGGCTCGGCGGGCGCCGCCGGCCGCCACGCCCCGCGCGCCCGCACCCGCGACGAGGCCCCCGGCGCGGGTGCGGGGCCCCACCTCGCCGGGTCGCCGATCGTCGGCGTCGACGGCGGTGTGGGCAGCCTGCCGGGCGCGGTCGCCGCGGCCGTGCGGGCGGCGGGCGGCGAGATCGTGCTGGACTGCCCCGCCCTCGCGCTGAACCGCACCGCCACCGGCTGGGAGGTGCGCGTCCCGGCGCGGACCCTCGACTGCGACGGGGTGGTCATCGCCGCGCCCGCCTGGGTGGCGGCCACGCTGCTCGCCGCGGAGGCGCCCACCACGGCGGCCGAGCTGTCCAGGGTCGACTACGCCTCGACGGCCGTGGTGACCATGGCCTTCCGCCGCTCCGACCTGGCGGGTCTGAGCGCCTTCGACGGCCGGTCCGGGTTTCTCATCCCGCCCGTGGACCGGGACCTGTGCCGCAGCACCATCAAGGCGGCCACCTTCCTCAGCCACAAGTGGGACTGGGTCTCCCGGCGCGCCCGGGAGCTCTTCGTGCTGCGCACCTCCATCGGCCGGCACGGCGAGGAGGAGCTGCTCTACCTGGACGACGCCGACCTCGTGGGCGCCTCCCTGCGCGACCTGGAGGAGGTGACCGGGCTCGGCGCCCGGCCGGTGGCCACCGAGGTGACCCGCTGGATCGACGGGCTGCCGCAGTACGGCGCCGGGCATCCGGCCCGGGTGACGCGGGTGCGGGACGCGCTCGGCCGGCTCCCGGGGCTGGCGCTGTGCGGAGCGGCGTACGACGGGGTGGACATCACCGACTGCGTCGCCAGCGGGCA